From one Brevibacterium sp. 'Marine' genomic stretch:
- a CDS encoding alpha/beta hydrolase produces the protein MVRDTKFPARLLAAGIGVGAGLGALISVASSGLAAYFARKIIVPENAPEELDILHIDGFPPNMRIHLPADEETTVPGTYGLYFNQGSGHAVIGDIVEYDPRSRTVSREILSVTRGDIRRAWRGRWTGVVYPDPIAAGVNFEDIEIRSDAGSLPAWLLPTDHPEPQDTWAILIHGRASTRAEGLRAAPVLNTLGVPAIAMSYRNDAEVRVETTSRYGLGDTEWIDVDAAIDFAVSHGAKNIVLFGWSMGGAIALQAASRGRNRRFVTSLVLDGPVVDWVNVLDGQAKKNLLPTPIAKLTLEMITQPWARPITGLETPLDLDRMDWVTRAAELDVPVLLIHSDDDEFVPSGPSHALAGVRRDLVTMPSYSKAHHTKEWNIDPVRWEDDVANFLEAKILPKD, from the coding sequence ATGGTCCGCGACACGAAGTTCCCCGCCCGCCTGCTCGCCGCCGGTATCGGCGTCGGCGCCGGACTCGGTGCCCTGATCTCTGTGGCGTCGTCGGGCTTGGCCGCCTACTTCGCCCGGAAGATCATCGTTCCGGAGAATGCGCCCGAAGAACTCGACATCCTGCACATCGACGGTTTTCCGCCGAATATGCGCATCCACCTGCCCGCCGATGAGGAGACCACGGTGCCCGGCACCTATGGGCTCTACTTCAATCAGGGGTCGGGGCACGCGGTGATCGGCGACATCGTCGAATACGATCCGCGCTCACGCACCGTCTCCCGGGAGATCCTGTCCGTCACCCGCGGTGATATCCGCCGGGCCTGGCGGGGACGCTGGACCGGCGTCGTCTATCCCGATCCGATCGCGGCCGGCGTGAACTTCGAGGACATCGAGATCCGCTCCGATGCCGGGAGCCTGCCCGCATGGCTGCTGCCGACCGATCATCCCGAGCCTCAGGACACCTGGGCGATCCTCATCCACGGTCGTGCGAGCACCCGCGCCGAAGGTCTGCGTGCCGCCCCCGTGCTCAACACCCTCGGTGTGCCCGCGATCGCCATGTCCTATCGCAACGACGCCGAGGTGCGGGTGGAGACCACATCACGCTACGGACTCGGCGACACCGAATGGATCGACGTCGACGCGGCCATCGACTTCGCCGTCTCACACGGGGCGAAGAACATCGTGCTCTTCGGTTGGTCGATGGGCGGGGCCATCGCCCTGCAGGCGGCCTCCCGCGGACGCAATCGCAGATTCGTGACCTCACTGGTCCTCGACGGACCGGTCGTCGACTGGGTGAATGTGCTCGACGGGCAGGCGAAGAAGAACCTGCTGCCGACGCCGATCGCCAAACTCACGCTCGAGATGATCACGCAGCCGTGGGCACGTCCGATCACCGGCCTGGAGACCCCGCTCGACCTCGATCGCATGGACTGGGTGACCCGTGCCGCCGAACTCGACGTGCCCGTGCTGCTCATCCACTCCGACGACGACGAATTCGTCCCCTCCGGACCGTCTCACGCTCTGGCCGGGGTCAGGCGGGACCTGGTGACGATGCCCTCATACAGCAAGGCCCATCACACGAAGGAATGGAACATCGACCCGGTGCGCTGGGAAGACGATGTCGCGAACTTCCTCGAGGCGAAGATCCTGCCCAAGGACTGA
- a CDS encoding GNAT family N-acetyltransferase, with translation MTAEPRISEATEPVVKTFDQLLPAELYGILQLRSLAFVVEQECVFLDADGVDTLPETLHFFYPRPEAVMSDTHGAEHGRDLSPWAYARLLPADIPDGPAARPGARSISRVATHPDARGQGWSRRLLGDIVDAWSATPLTLNAQSHLGRLYSSFGFVPNGPRFDEDGIEHTPMERPAG, from the coding sequence GTGACAGCTGAACCTCGCATCAGCGAGGCGACCGAACCGGTCGTGAAGACCTTCGACCAGCTCCTGCCGGCAGAGCTCTACGGAATCCTCCAGCTGCGCTCCCTCGCCTTCGTCGTCGAACAGGAATGCGTCTTCCTCGACGCCGATGGAGTCGATACCCTGCCGGAGACGCTGCACTTCTTCTACCCGCGTCCGGAGGCGGTGATGTCGGACACTCATGGTGCCGAGCACGGACGCGATCTCTCACCATGGGCCTACGCCAGGCTGCTCCCGGCTGACATTCCCGACGGACCGGCCGCCCGCCCCGGAGCGCGCAGCATCAGTCGTGTGGCGACCCACCCCGACGCCCGCGGTCAGGGTTGGAGCCGGCGACTGCTCGGCGACATCGTCGACGCCTGGTCGGCCACACCGCTGACGCTCAATGCGCAGTCCCACCTCGGCCGGCTGTACTCGTCCTTCGGCTTCGTCCCGAATGGTCCCCGCTTCGACGAGGACGGGATCGAGCACACCCCGATGGAGCGCCCGGCCGGCTGA
- a CDS encoding MarR family transcriptional regulator, protein MLESQRSTEQLDNPLALESQICFALAVASRGVIGAYRTVLEPLGLTHPQYLVMLALWQHERLPVREIARLLRLEPATVSPLVKRLDALDYVTKTRSGSDERIVEVTLTDTGRELRKTAEAIPGTMMAKLGMDVDGVRELHAVMQKIIASVDAAAEADD, encoded by the coding sequence ATGCTGGAATCTCAACGTTCGACAGAGCAGCTGGACAATCCGCTGGCGCTCGAGAGCCAGATCTGCTTCGCACTGGCGGTGGCCTCCCGCGGGGTGATCGGTGCCTATCGGACCGTGCTCGAACCGCTCGGCCTGACCCATCCGCAGTATCTGGTCATGCTCGCGCTGTGGCAGCACGAGAGGCTGCCTGTGCGTGAGATCGCCCGGCTGCTGCGTCTCGAACCCGCCACAGTGTCCCCGCTGGTCAAACGCCTCGACGCGCTGGACTATGTGACGAAGACGCGCAGCGGCAGCGACGAGCGGATCGTCGAGGTCACGCTCACCGACACCGGCCGTGAGCTGCGCAAGACCGCCGAGGCGATCCCCGGGACGATGATGGCCAAGCTCGGCATGGACGTCGACGGAGTGCGCGAACTGCACGCGGTGATGCAGAAGATCATCGCCTCCGTCGACGCCGCCGCCGAGGCCGACGACTGA
- the msrB gene encoding peptide-methionine (R)-S-oxide reductase MsrB, whose protein sequence is MTQSSDINAGTSTNKGAAAEEIRWQDVLTPEEFAVLRQGGTERPFTGEYNDETTSGMYQCRACGADLFPSETKFASHCGWPSFYAPLAEDRVRYIRDNSLGMERVEVRCANCDSHMGHVFSGEGYGTPTDQRYCINSISLKLNTDAADS, encoded by the coding sequence ATGACTCAGTCATCCGATATCAACGCTGGAACGTCGACGAACAAGGGGGCAGCGGCCGAGGAGATCCGCTGGCAGGACGTGCTCACGCCCGAGGAGTTCGCAGTGCTGCGCCAGGGCGGGACCGAACGCCCATTCACCGGTGAGTACAACGATGAGACGACTTCGGGGATGTACCAGTGTCGGGCCTGCGGAGCCGACCTGTTCCCGTCGGAGACGAAGTTCGCCTCACACTGCGGCTGGCCGTCGTTCTACGCGCCTCTGGCCGAAGACCGGGTCCGCTACATCCGCGACAACTCGCTGGGTATGGAACGGGTCGAGGTCCGCTGCGCGAACTGCGATTCGCACATGGGCCATGTCTTCTCGGGCGAGGGCTATGGCACTCCGACCGACCAGCGCTACTGCATCAACTCGATCTCTCTGAAGCTCAACACCGACGCTGCGGACAGCTGA